One Oncorhynchus masou masou isolate Uvic2021 chromosome 2, UVic_Omas_1.1, whole genome shotgun sequence genomic region harbors:
- the LOC135554410 gene encoding uncharacterized protein LOC135554410 isoform X1, whose amino-acid sequence MDAAPHVRKERRKVTASEQEGRRIRRSSAQNLPDILSSSPPTSSPLSPSTSSPPSSSTLSPSTSSPPSSSTLSPSTSSPFSPSSSTLSPSTSSPFSPSSSRSASPLTPTSSPSGSQRSSPLPPPEVTNGTAASPSPTEQEPKTTSNLGRSFLSHHMSALGISRRSRLFNKAGSISEEPAPSASRAASSPSPTDLAGPEKQQQPQMVPEQHGNKTERNTFSPEDCNVDMDKPVLRKFQ is encoded by the exons ATGGATGCTGCTCCTCACgttaggaaggagaggaggaaggtgacAGCCAGCGAGCAGGAGGGCAGGAGGATCAGGAGATCCTCAGCTCAGAACCTCCCcgacatcctctcctcctcccctcccacctcctcccctctctccccttccacctcctcccctccctcctcctccactctctccccttccacctcctcccctccctcctcctccactctctccccttccacctcctcccctttctctccctcctcctccactctctccccttccacctcctcccctttctctccctcctcctctcgtagcgcctcacccctcaccccaacCTCCAGCCCATCAGGTTCTCAGAGGTCCTCTCCTCTACCGCCCCCCGAGGTGACCAACGGTACTGCAGCCTCCCCATCTCCCACTGAACAGGAGCCCAAGACTACGTCTAACCT GGGGCGATCATTCCTCAGTCACCACATGTCCGCCTTGGGGATCAGTAGGAGGTCACGGCTCTTTAACAAGGCTGGTTCCATCTCTGAGGAACCTGCTCCTTCTGCCTCTCGAGCCGCAAGCAG CCCGTCTCCTACTGACTTGGCTGGCCCTGAGAAGCAACAGCAGCCCCAGATGGTCCCGGAGCAACACGGGAACAAGACGGAGAGGAACACCTTCAG
- the LOC135554410 gene encoding mucin-2-like isoform X3, with translation MDAAPHVRKERRKVTASEQEGRRIRRSSAQNLPDILSSSPPTSSPLSPSTSSPPSSSTLSPSTSSPPSSSTLSPSTSSPFSPSSSTLSPSTSSPFSPSSSRSASPLTPTSSPSGSQRSSPLPPPEVTNGTAASPSPTEQEPKTTSNLPSPTDLAGPEKQQQPQMVPEQHGNKTERNTFSPEDCNVDMDKPVLRKFQ, from the exons ATGGATGCTGCTCCTCACgttaggaaggagaggaggaaggtgacAGCCAGCGAGCAGGAGGGCAGGAGGATCAGGAGATCCTCAGCTCAGAACCTCCCcgacatcctctcctcctcccctcccacctcctcccctctctccccttccacctcctcccctccctcctcctccactctctccccttccacctcctcccctccctcctcctccactctctccccttccacctcctcccctttctctccctcctcctccactctctccccttccacctcctcccctttctctccctcctcctctcgtagcgcctcacccctcaccccaacCTCCAGCCCATCAGGTTCTCAGAGGTCCTCTCCTCTACCGCCCCCCGAGGTGACCAACGGTACTGCAGCCTCCCCATCTCCCACTGAACAGGAGCCCAAGACTACGTCTAACCT CCCGTCTCCTACTGACTTGGCTGGCCCTGAGAAGCAACAGCAGCCCCAGATGGTCCCGGAGCAACACGGGAACAAGACGGAGAGGAACACCTTCAG
- the LOC135554410 gene encoding uncharacterized protein LOC135554410 isoform X2 — protein MDAAPHVRKERRKVTASEQEGRRIRRSSAQNLPDILSSSPPTSSPLSPSTSSPPSSSTLSPSTSSPPSSSTLSPSTSSPFSPSSSTLSPSTSSPFSPSSSRSASPLTPTSSPSGSQRSSPLPPPEVTNGTAASPSPTEQEPKTTSNLGRSFLSHHMSALGISRRSRLFNKAGSISEEPAPSASRAASSPSPTDLAGPEKQQQPQMVPEQHGNKTERNTFSPEDCTVEV, from the exons ATGGATGCTGCTCCTCACgttaggaaggagaggaggaaggtgacAGCCAGCGAGCAGGAGGGCAGGAGGATCAGGAGATCCTCAGCTCAGAACCTCCCcgacatcctctcctcctcccctcccacctcctcccctctctccccttccacctcctcccctccctcctcctccactctctccccttccacctcctcccctccctcctcctccactctctccccttccacctcctcccctttctctccctcctcctccactctctccccttccacctcctcccctttctctccctcctcctctcgtagcgcctcacccctcaccccaacCTCCAGCCCATCAGGTTCTCAGAGGTCCTCTCCTCTACCGCCCCCCGAGGTGACCAACGGTACTGCAGCCTCCCCATCTCCCACTGAACAGGAGCCCAAGACTACGTCTAACCT GGGGCGATCATTCCTCAGTCACCACATGTCCGCCTTGGGGATCAGTAGGAGGTCACGGCTCTTTAACAAGGCTGGTTCCATCTCTGAGGAACCTGCTCCTTCTGCCTCTCGAGCCGCAAGCAG CCCGTCTCCTACTGACTTGGCTGGCCCTGAGAAGCAACAGCAGCCCCAGATGGTCCCGGAGCAACACGGGAACAAGACGGAGAGGAACACCTTCAG